Proteins encoded in a region of the Leifsonia sp. PS1209 genome:
- a CDS encoding ABC transporter permease: MTIPDQLQPLIDEEISESETSRDAPAAQRRRGSLVHRLLRDKKAIFGAVVILIFVLLALLAPVLFPGDPTNPVASGSNPPSPQYLLGTTAKGEDVLALTLWGSRSSLAIGFAVGLVATLVGLIVGLASAYFGKAVDDVLSVVTNIFLLIPGLPLLIILAAFLPPGPGTIVLVLVVTGWAGSARVIRSQALSLRGKDFIDAAIVTGERPGYVMFREILPNMASVVMSTFLACVIFGIGAQAGLEFLGLGDLASVSWGTDLYWANNEGALITGAWWTFVPAGTCIALVAFALAMMNYAVDQITNPRLARHKKAKKA; the protein is encoded by the coding sequence ATGACCATCCCTGACCAGCTCCAACCCCTCATCGACGAGGAGATCTCGGAGTCCGAGACCAGCCGGGACGCCCCGGCGGCCCAGCGTCGTCGCGGCAGCCTGGTGCACCGGCTCCTGCGGGACAAAAAGGCGATCTTCGGCGCCGTCGTCATCCTGATCTTCGTCCTCCTCGCCCTGCTCGCACCGGTGCTCTTCCCCGGCGATCCGACCAACCCTGTCGCGAGCGGGTCCAACCCGCCGTCACCCCAGTACCTGCTCGGGACCACGGCCAAAGGCGAAGACGTCCTGGCACTGACCTTGTGGGGATCTCGCAGCTCCCTGGCGATCGGATTCGCAGTCGGACTCGTGGCGACCCTGGTCGGCCTGATCGTCGGTCTCGCTTCTGCCTACTTCGGCAAGGCCGTCGACGACGTCCTCTCGGTGGTCACCAACATCTTCCTGCTGATCCCCGGCCTGCCTCTCCTGATCATCCTCGCCGCGTTCCTCCCTCCCGGCCCCGGGACGATCGTCCTGGTCTTGGTCGTCACCGGCTGGGCAGGCTCCGCCCGCGTCATCCGGTCCCAGGCCTTATCCCTCCGCGGTAAGGACTTCATCGACGCCGCCATCGTCACCGGCGAACGACCCGGCTACGTCATGTTCCGAGAGATCCTCCCCAACATGGCCTCCGTGGTGATGAGCACCTTCCTCGCCTGCGTCATCTTCGGCATCGGCGCCCAGGCAGGCCTCGAGTTCCTCGGGCTCGGCGACCTCGCCTCCGTCAGCTGGGGCACCGACCTCTACTGGGCGAACAACGAAGGCGCTCTCATCACCGGCGCCTGGTGGACCTTCGTCCCGGCCGGTACCTGCATCGCCCTCGTGGCGTTCGCGCTGGCGATGATGAACTACGCCGTCGACCAGATCACCAACCCCCGCCTCGCGCGACACAAGAAGGCGAAGAAGGCATGA
- a CDS encoding ABC transporter ATP-binding protein, with the protein MTTQHDGVILDVQNLSIAYDTDDGQFLAVDDVSFTIGRGETFGLAGESGSGKSTIANAILGLLAGGRVTSGRILFEGTDVSTLTGENLRNFRWKSVSMVFQSAMNALNPVMTIGDQIVDVFTTHTDLSRSQAKAKARELLTLVGIDQSRISAYPHQLSGGMRQRAVIATALALNPALLIMDEPTTALDVVVQQEIIQEIQDLQAKLGFAILFITHDLSLMVEVTKNLGVMRTGRLLEIGPSRTVYRDPQHPYTQQLIAAFPPVSRGTAEHNPARRPESGDDRDVVISVRGLSKSFHQGGLFSRSENVAVNDVNFDLHTGEILALVGESGSGKSTVARMLARLESPSAGSILLDGTDILQSEPKRASRRYRGAVQMVFQDPFGSLNPSHRIRHFLERAVLIHSGRKPRKDMDAVLADLMTSVELDPAFLDRYPHELSGGQRQRVSLARALAAEPQVILADEPTSMLDVSVRMGVLQLMKKLRDERGISILYITHDLASARFIADTTIVMLRGSFVEGGASGVVMDNPIHPYTQLLVSAAPDPERTTRYEKDERAQTRATIAELIANRTPTAWVKAVKTSPDLDRTRISADHWVATSDLPATQTTSGATT; encoded by the coding sequence ATGACCACCCAACACGACGGCGTCATCCTCGACGTCCAGAACCTCTCCATCGCCTACGACACCGACGACGGCCAATTCCTCGCTGTCGACGACGTCTCGTTCACCATCGGACGCGGTGAGACCTTCGGCCTCGCTGGGGAGTCCGGCAGCGGCAAGTCCACCATCGCCAACGCCATCCTCGGGCTGCTCGCAGGAGGCCGGGTCACCTCCGGCCGCATCCTGTTCGAGGGCACCGACGTGTCCACGCTGACCGGTGAGAATCTGCGCAACTTCCGCTGGAAGAGTGTGTCGATGGTGTTCCAGAGCGCCATGAATGCTCTCAACCCGGTCATGACCATCGGCGACCAGATCGTCGATGTGTTCACCACGCACACCGACCTCTCCCGCAGCCAGGCCAAAGCAAAAGCCCGCGAGCTGCTGACGCTGGTCGGGATCGACCAGAGCCGGATCAGTGCATACCCGCACCAGCTCTCCGGCGGCATGAGGCAGCGTGCCGTCATCGCCACCGCACTGGCGCTCAACCCTGCGCTGCTGATCATGGACGAGCCAACGACCGCGCTCGATGTCGTGGTCCAGCAGGAGATCATCCAGGAGATCCAGGATCTCCAGGCGAAGCTCGGATTCGCCATCCTGTTCATCACGCATGACCTCTCCCTCATGGTCGAAGTCACCAAGAACCTGGGCGTGATGCGCACAGGCCGACTGTTGGAGATCGGCCCATCGCGGACGGTGTACCGCGACCCGCAGCACCCGTACACGCAGCAACTCATCGCCGCCTTCCCTCCCGTCAGCCGCGGCACCGCCGAGCACAATCCGGCGCGGCGGCCAGAGAGCGGAGACGATCGCGATGTCGTGATCTCGGTGCGTGGGCTCTCCAAGAGCTTCCACCAGGGCGGCCTGTTCTCGCGCAGCGAGAACGTCGCCGTGAACGACGTCAACTTCGACCTCCATACGGGAGAGATCCTCGCCCTCGTCGGTGAATCGGGCAGCGGCAAGAGCACAGTCGCCCGAATGCTGGCACGGCTGGAATCGCCGAGTGCCGGCTCGATACTGCTCGACGGGACCGACATCCTGCAGTCCGAGCCCAAGCGCGCATCCCGCCGCTACCGCGGCGCGGTCCAGATGGTGTTCCAGGACCCTTTCGGCTCCCTCAACCCCTCCCACCGCATCCGCCACTTCCTGGAGAGGGCCGTCCTGATCCACTCCGGACGGAAGCCGCGCAAGGACATGGACGCCGTACTGGCCGACCTGATGACCTCCGTCGAACTGGATCCCGCGTTCCTCGACCGCTACCCGCACGAACTCTCCGGTGGCCAGCGACAGCGCGTCTCGCTCGCCCGTGCCCTGGCCGCGGAACCGCAGGTGATCCTTGCCGACGAGCCCACCTCGATGCTCGATGTCTCCGTGCGGATGGGGGTGCTGCAGCTGATGAAGAAGCTCCGCGACGAGCGCGGCATCTCCATCCTCTACATCACCCACGACCTCGCATCGGCCCGCTTCATCGCCGACACCACGATCGTCATGCTGCGCGGATCCTTCGTCGAGGGAGGCGCGAGCGGCGTCGTGATGGACAACCCCATCCACCCGTACACCCAGCTTCTGGTCTCCGCGGCCCCCGACCCCGAACGCACCACCCGGTACGAGAAGGACGAGCGCGCGCAGACGCGCGCGACCATCGCTGAGCTCATCGCCAACCGCACGCCCACGGCGTGGGTGAAGGCCGTGAAGACCAGCCCCGACCTCGACCGCACCCGAATCAGCGCCGACCACTGGGTTGCCACCAGCGACCTTCCGGCCACCCAGACCACCTCAGGAGCAACCACGTGA